Within the Cyanobacteriota bacterium genome, the region AGCTGACGACCCTTTCAACAGCCACCCTAGCGATCCTGAGCTAATGAGCGATGCGGTTAAGCAGCTAACCACGCCACCAAAGGTAGTTAAGAAGAAAGTAGCCATGGTGGATCTGCCCCTGGGAGCTACCGAAGACCGAGTATGTGGAACGATCGACATCGAAAAAGCTCTTGCTGAGGGGGTAAAGGCATTTGAACCTGGGTTGCTAGCCAAGGCCAATCGAGGCATTTTATACGTTGATGAAGTAAACCTACTGGATGACCACTTGGTTGACGTATTGCTAGACTCGGCTGCCTCCGGCTGGAATACGGTAGAGCGCGAAGGCATCTCTGTGCGTCACCCAGCTAGATTTGTATTGGTAGGCTCTGGGAATCCAGAAGAAGGAGAGTTACGCCCACAGCTACTAGATCGGTTTGGGATGCACGCTGAAATTCGCACGGTCAAAGATCCGGTTTTGCGGGTGCAAATTGTGCAGCAACGGACAGAGTTTGACCGAGACCCCCAGCATTTCCTCGATAAGTATCAAGACCAGCAAGATGACCTGCGGCAAAAGATTGTGTCTGCCCAAGAACGGTTACCCGATGTCACCTTGGAGTATGAGCTACGAGTGAAAATCTCGCAGGTCTGTGCTGAGTTGGATGTAGATGGCCTAAGGGGTGATATTGTCACTAATCGCGCAGCGATCGCCCTAGCAGCATTTGAGAACCGCTCAGAGGTGACTGTGGACGATATCCGCCGGGTGGCAGCGCTTTGCCTGCGTCATCGTCTCCGTAAAGACCCGCTGGAAACTATCGACTCTGGCTATAAGGTGAACAAGGTGGTAGCCAGTGTGTTTGGGCTAGACACTGAAGCTGAGGGTTAGCAGGTTGGCTGGTTCCATGGGGGCATGGCAGCAGTTGGGGCGGTGGCTAGCAGTCTTAGGATGTTGTTGGCTGTTAGTAGGGTGTGGTATTACCAGTAGCGATCGGCCTCATCGCTTGTTGGTAGGCACGATCGCAGAAGCTACTACACTAGACCCAGCCGATGCCTATCGATTTTGGGCTGGTAATTTGCTATATAACCTAGGCGATCGCCTCTATACCTATCAACTGGGCACAACCAAGCTGGTGCCTCAACTAGCAACAGCTATGCCCACCATTAGTGCCGATGGTTTAACCTATAAAATTCCTCTCCGACGCGGTGTGGTCTTTCATGATGGCACCCCCTTCAATGCAGAAGCAATGGCCTTCTCACTACGGCGCTTTATCGAGAATGGTGGCAGTCCTAGCTTTTTGCTGGCAGATGTGGTGAAGACCGTGCAAGCTACGGATGACTATGAGTTAACAATCGTGCTCCAGCGACCCTTTGTTGCCTTTCCTAGCCTGCTAGCGTTTTCGGGAGCCTGTGCTGTATCTCCAAATGCCTATACGATCGGCAAAGGCAGCTTTAAGCCTAAGCAATTTGTGGGTACTGGCCCCTACAGGTTGACCCAGGTAGGCACAACTACCCTGAAGTTAGATGCCTTTGACCAGTATTGGGGTGAACCGCCTGCCAACCAAGGTATTGATATTCAGCGGTTTTCTAGTCCAGCAAATCTCTATCTGGCCTTTAAGGCTGGCACGATTGATGTTGCCTATCAAACCTTAGATGTTGATCAGGCCCTAAGTCTCCAGCGTCTAGCACCAAAACGAGGCTGGCAGGTGATTGCAGGTCAAGGAATTGGTATTTATTTCCTGACCTTGAACACGACCAGTCCTCCCCTAGACCGCTTGGAAGTACGGCAGGCAATCGCAGCCGCTATTGATCGTTCCCTCCTCCAACAACGGGTTTTCCGAGGACAAGTAGACCCACTCTATAGTCTAGTGCCCCCTGCGTTGCTGGGTTCTCAACCAGGCTTCCAAGATCGGTACGGAGACGGCAACTGGGCTATGGCTAAGGCGTTACTAACCCAGGCTGGCTATTCACCCAATAAACCCTTGCAAGTAGAACTGTGGTATCGATCGAACCTGATTACCAACCAACTGGCAGCATCCACAATTCGAGCTGCGGTCAAGCTCAATCTAGACGGTTTACTGGCGATTGATATCAAAGGTGTGGATTCTGCAACAATGTATAGCAATCTAGCCAATGGCATCTATCCCATGACTCTATTGGATTGGTCAGGAGATTTTCTGGATGCTGACAGCTACTTGCAGCCATTCCTGAGCTGTACAAAGGGATCTGTTGCCAAAGGATGTGAACAAGGTGCTGCTGCCGACTCTGGAGCATTTTACTACAGTGAAACCGCAAATCGATTGATTGAGCGCTCTCGGCAAGAACTGAACCCTGATCAACGCCAACAAGTGCTACGTCAACTCCAGGCACTAGTTACTAATGATGTGCCATTTATTCCTCTATGGCAAACTAAGGAATATCTATTTGTGCAACCGTGGATTCAAGGAGGACAACTGTCACCTACGACCTACGTGCCCTTTTGGAGCATGAGCAAGACGAAACCATGAATAGCCTTGTGACAAGTTTATAGCCTAATACCAATTCTCTGAGGGCTAGCGACATGACCCATTAGTTCGTGGTAACACTCATTCTCCAAAAGCTAGCAACATAATCCATCAGTTTGGGATCAAGACTCAAGTCCATACTACAAGTTATCCGTAGCCCTAGTATAGAGAAGTGGTATAACCGTGCTCGCTATCTAGCTCGACCGACAACGATCGCCCTACAGGTATCCTCTATTCATCGACGTTGTCCCATGGAGCTAAAAGCTAGCCCGAAACAATAACCGAGATTGGCTAGCGGCATAGTCATACTCTAAGTCGATGAAGCTTTGATCTCCAAGTTGACGAGTGGCTCTTAGAGTAGGTAACACACGCAGATCGGTTGCACCAATACCCTGTCCTGCGCGGCGGGTAAAGTCGTTAATATCTTCAACAGTCTCGCGCAATGTAGGAGCCACCAAGTAGCGGTAGCCAAAGAACTGGGTGATTGCCCCCTGATCACCCCGTTGCACGGTTTGTTGCAAGTCTTGGATGAAATAAAGTGACTCGTCTCCCAACAATGTCACTAGTTGATTCTCTGTGCGGCGAGGATTGCTCTCTAGCCTAACTAGGGATGAGTTAATGAACTGTAGGGCAGCAGCTTGACGGGCAGCGGGGTTTTGCGTGCTATAGGCTTGCTGGCTGTTGGTGGGGGTTCCCTGTTTGGCTGCTTCGATACAGATTGCTAGGCGTTGCAGTTCTTCACGGTTGAATGCTCTGCCCACAAAACCATGATCTGCATCTCGAAATTGGCAAACTCCCGCAGCCTGCAACTCACTCAATAATTCCTTCAAATCCCCTTTAATCGTCAGGTATACTTCAATTTCTTCTGGGCGGAGGTTAGGGATAATGTCTTGGCGAATTTCATTATCTAGGGCAGTACGGCGCTGGGTAATGGGGCGCTCTTGGACAATGGTTTGAAACCGAATATCCAAGGATGGGTTGAGTAGCCCAGATGTAGCGGTGAAGGTGACAGTATGTTGACGATTGCGGGGCAAGTAGAACAAGGTGCTGAGCAGATCAATCTCACCGCGATAGACTTGGATGATCCCTTCTGGGCGCAAGTTATTGAGGGTGCCGTTGAGGCTGAGGCTACCACCAGGCTGCACAAATACGAAGGGGGCACGAATCTGAAATCCGTCTCCCAAGGTGAGTTCAACGTTAGCTAGTTCTGGCATCCAGCCTGCTAAGACCGCAAAGGGACTCGTGCCATTGCTAGATCTAAAGGCATCGGTCAATTTCAGGGTATCGGCTGAGAGGGAAACGTAACCTTCTGACAGGCGAATGCCGCCAGTAACCAGAGGACTCAGCAAGCTGCGGGTAATACTGATTTGGGTGTCGATCAAGCCGTTATAGCCTGCATAGGCAGTTTTGAGGTCGAGTCTGCCCTGATCGATGGCTATGGTCAAGGGCAGCAATGCATCGGGATCGCTGTCTGGAAGCGGTTGTAATAGCCCTATAGCACCGTTGATCAGCAGCTTGCTGTTGGCAAATTGTCCTGACAGTTGCTCAATTTTGAGGCGATCCATCGTGAACAAGACTTCGCCATCTAGAGTGAGCATGTTCTCAATTAGGGGCGTTTTGAAGGTGAGGTTGCGGAGGGCGATCGTGCCAGTAGCCACCAGATTTGCCAGGATTGACTGGGGGGGATCATTGAGGTCAAGGGTGCCACTGGTGCGAAACTGCAATGACCCGTTACCACTGTTGAGGGTGAGCTGACCATCACTAAGGGCACCAATGAGGGCAATGGCGTTAGTACCCAGGTTTACGTCCAGAGACAGGTCATCCCCAGGGGTTAGAGGCAAGCTGGTAGCAACTTGGATATAGTCTGGTGCGGTAGTGACAAATGTAACTCTTGCATCGGCATAGCGAAACTCCCCCGCGATCGCCTCTAAGTCAGCGTTGTTAAGGGTAAGATCCGTGATGGCCATTTTCCCCTCTACCTGTGGAGCTAATAAGCGGCCCCCTAGGGTGCCTGTGGCACTAAAATATCCACGCAGATTAGCCGGTAGTTTCACCACCTGCTGCAGATTTTCCAGGGGGAACTGGTCAAGGCGGAAGGTGCCTGTGAGACTATCTAATGAGGCGTTGCCTTGGAAGCTGGCAGTAGCTCCTGCAAATTCGGCTCGCATGGGATCAATGGTTAGCACACCATCCCGGATTTTTCCCCGCGCTAGGATCCGATCAAGGGTCAATACTCGTCCTTGATCAGTCACCAACTGTCCGTTTTTGGTCATGGTCACAACGCGATCGGGATACCATTGCCAGTCTGCCCCTTGAAATTCAAAATCGAGCGTAGGATTGCTCAGGGTGCCAGTTAGGGCTAGTTTGCCGCTGTAGTTGGCGTTGATGGCTAATTGGGTAGGTGGCTGCAAGGGTTGGCGCTGTCGGCTGGCATAGGTAGCTAGACGCTGATTCACCTGGTCAAGAATGGCCAATAGCTCCGCTATGGAACCATCCTGATCACCGATGGGTTCGACTTGCAAGGCGTTCACACTGGTAACGGTGGGCAGTTGCAATCCTTGGAATACATCGCTGATCTCAAACCACTTCACCAAGGTCAACAGATCTTGAAGATTGCCTTGGGCACCCACCTGTGCCTTAACAGTTCCAGAGCGGAGGTTAAGACTAGCTGCCATGTCGTAGCGGCTAGAGCCAATTTGCAGCGTGGTAGCAGGCAATTGCACTACACCCTGCTGGTAGGTAAAGCTGCTATCTACCCGGTCAAGTTGAATATGGCCCAAGCCAAGTTTCTGTAGCCGCGCACTACCCGTCGTAGCAAGGGTGTAGAGATTGAAGGTAGCATCGGCATTAATGGTACCAACGATCGGCGCAGGCAAGGGTGGCAAACTATACAAGCTGCTCAAGAATTTGCTGGGAGATATATTCAACAGAGCTAGGTCAACATTTTGGACATCAACATGAAAGTGATCGCCCTCCCGCTTTCCCTGAATGATGAGGGATTGTTTTCCTTCCCCTTGGCGAATATCCACAGTACCGGGTAAATAGGGCAAGGGACAACGGGCTTGCTTACAGGGAATGAGGGTAGCTACCAGGCGATCGTGCTTACCTCGCAGGTCAATTATGGCCGATCGTCCTAAACCCACATCCACCCTTCCAGAGACCAATGGTTCTAACTGCAAGCGATTCACAGCCACCCCTTGCAGGCTAGCGGTTCCCACCAGTTGCAAATTATCCGGAGCGAAGATATTACCAAGCAGGTTGCGTCCTACCAAGCGACCCTTAAACTCAACAATGCCTGCCAGATTCACCTGTTCAGCCACTGATGGACCAACTACTGAGCGAATCGGTAGTTGTGCCAGATCAGACCGTACTGCCATATCGATGACGGTGCTCGCTGTCCATTTGCCTCGCTGTGCCAAGTTGATGTTGCCACTGGCGGTGAGGATTTGTCCGCCTACCTTAGCGGTGACTGTATTCAGGGCGATCGTCGTGGTAGGCTGGGGCGAGAGTAAGTCCCGAAGATTACCGGAGAGTGCCAAATTGGCGTTGATTAGTGGTAGGGGACGAGAGTCTCTAAATAGGGTGGCAAGACTGGAGAGACCAGGCTGGATAGGGGCAGGACACACTCGACCATAGCAGTCGCGTACATCTGGCTGCAATCGTGTCCATAGGTCTGGCTTAAAGCCCGATGCATCTAGGTCGCGAGCATTTACTGCTAACTGCCAGCGCAGGGAAGCTAGATTAGCCCCGCCAGTCGCTTGAACTGTGCCCTTTCCCACCCGCAGTGCTGTGCTATTCAAGGCGAGGTGATAGTCTGCTAGCACTAAAGTGCCGCTACCAGTGAGGCTGCCGATGTTTTGCACACGACCGTTGGCAAGTTGCCAGGTTACTGTAGCAGCAGGGTTACCGACAATGCCTCGGACATGGCCCTGGGCGGTAACTGTACCAAGGCGAACGGCAGCAGGCAGGTTATAGGGCGCTGCGACCCCATCTACAGGCAGGGTAGCTTGAAACTGAAGGGTAATCGGCAATTGTAATGGATTCAGATCGGCGAGATTAGGGGGCAGGGAAATCTGGCCTTGAGCCGTAATTTGCCCCCCAGCGGTTGGCTCAGCTTGGAATTGAAGCAGCCGCAGTTGGCGACGATTCCCCGCGATGCTGGCACGGGTGTGAGCAAACATCACCTTATCCACAAAGGTTGAGGTGCTACTGTCCACATCCCCCGTTAGTACAGGATCCGAGAGGGTGCCGGTAAGCTGGAGCTTGCCTTGAAAGCTGCCTTCTAGGGCGATCGGCAACTCGATGCCTAGGGTTTGGCGCAGGCGATTCAGATCAACCGGAGGAATATCGATAGCCAGATCTACGGCTGCATCCTTGATCCCCGCTGACCAGTCCACCGTGCCCGACACGGTTGCCCTAGCGTCTGCCAATTGGCCCTGTGCTTGCCGAACGATCGCCCGCTTGCCCTGTAGCAGCAGGTTAGCTTTAGCAGTCAGTGGCTCTGTAACTGACTCAGCCCGCACTTCAACATCATCTACTTGCACGGTGCCCTGCACTACTGGCAACTCCTTGAAGGCAAAATCTGGCATGTCTAGCTCAACATCAGCCGTCAGCTTGCCCTTGGTTATTTTTGCTGCATCCACTGGATTAAGAGGGTTAAACTGTGCCAATCCTAAATCCTTGATCTTGGCATTTAATCGAGTTCTGCCTGTTTGCAGTTGGGTTTCGCCTTTGGCCTGCAACCGTCCCCCAGCTAGGGCCAAATCTGCTTGGTAACGTGCCTGCCCCTTGCGGTTCTGGAACAGTTGCACAGTCCCATTGATGGGAATCACGATTGCCGCTGGTTTGCCGTAGGGTTGCAGGACTGCCTGGGCATCTTTAATCCGCACCTTGGCGTTGATATTTACTGGCAGGTCTTGCCAAGGGGGTAACTGAGGATTCAAGCTCACCCAATCGCCATCAGCGGTTTGCTGGGCAGACACATTGAGATTATTAAGGCTAATGGTGACAGGTAGCGATCGTCGTAGCAGCCCTGGCAGACTATACCCCACCTCAATGGAACCGATCGCTAAACTTTCTGGCGCTCCCAATTGACTGGGTAGTGTTGTTTCTCCAATTCGGATTCCACTTAGGGAAAATCCTTCCACTTTTCCTACGCGCACAGGTCGGTTTAGGATTTTGCTCAGCTCAGTAGCTAACAGCCCTGGTAGGTAATGACGCACCCAATAGTTCACGCCTACAAAGCTGACAGCACCTATGCCCCCTAGAGCCAGACCAGTAATGGTAAAAATACTCAACAAGCGGCGCGATCGACGACAGAGAGATGGCTCTAAGCGCGATGGCGTAGGTTCTGCTGGTTGCGTCATCTCATGTCTAGAACAACGTCGCCGCCTAGTCTACTATGTCAATTTGGTCAGGTCAAAACCATTAACGCTGGTCGTAATTTGTCAGCGATTTCCAGACATAATAGTTAGCCCTGGTCAAACAAGGTACCCTAAAAATAGTTGTTGCGTACAGGTGGATTATGTCAAGTCCTATCGCCACTCTGATTAATACGATTAATACCCTGCTGAACCGACCTGCCAACACTGTTAAAGCAAGAGTGGAAATTTATACATGGCAAACCTGTCCATACTGCATTCGGGCTAAGTGGCTGCTGCGGTGGAAGGGTGTGTCGTTCACAGAATACAAAATTGATGGTGATGCTGAAGCTAGGGCTGCTATGGCAACCCGCGCTAATGGTCGGCGATCAGTACCCCAGATTTTTATCAACGATCGCCACATTGGCGGCTGCGACGATCTCTATCGGTTGGATGCAGCAGGTGAGTTGGATGCCCTGTTGGCGATCGCCCCTGCATCCGCTCCATGAGCACCGAAGCACTGGCATCCCCAATCCATCGCTATTGGATGCAACAGGCATTGATTCTAGCAGCAGAAGCGGGCAGAGCTGGTGAGGTGCCAGTGGGGGCGATCGTTGTGACGGCTAATAACCAATTACTTGCCCAAGCCAGCAACCGTCGAGAGCGTGACCACGATCCCACCGCCCATGCAGAAATCTTAGCGCTACGTATGGCAGGCCAAGCCCTCCACAACTGGCACCTGAACGACTGTACCCTATACGTTACCTTAGAGCCTTGCCCTATGTGCGCTGGTGCCATCCTGCTAGCACGGTTGGGACTGTTGGTGTTTGGTGCGAGCGATCCCAAAACTGGTGCCATTCGCTCTGTCTTGAACCTACCGGAGAGCCGATGCTCGTTTCATTACCTCAATGTGCTGTCTGGCGTAATGGAGGCTGAATGCCGAGAACAACTACAAGCTTGGTTTGCCCAACGCCGACAGGATAAACGCAACAGCAGTAACTAGCGATGGTTCGTCAACGAACGGCAACGGGATGGGAGTAATGGCGCTGATTCCCTGCTCCACAGAAAAGGAGCCTGTCTATGAAGCAGCAAACTCCAACATTGACAGACTCCCAATCAGAGTTGGCAACGATGCTAAATGGTCTATGCCTTAGATGTCGCCTGTTGGGGCTTTTCAGACTTGTTGAACTGGCTGATGCCATTCAAGAACATGGGAATGAACTTTTCCATAAAGGCTTGGGGATCACGCTTCCAAGCTCGTTGGGCCACATCCACACGAGTCATTTGTAGTTCAGGCGCAAACAGTGCTTGGGGCAAGCGATTCATTAAGTACTGAGGACGTTGCCACAGAGGTAGAGTTTCTGCTACATCCAACAGACGACTGACACGCCGCAATTCTGCACCAAGGGTGATGTCCATGCCAGCAGAGAAGGCAGCCTGCTCGATCGCAGCATAGCGGCGCTTAGCCGTTTCTACTTGTTCTCGATGGGCAGGACTCTTACGAGCAAGTTGCGCTAGCCAGCGATTGCCCCACCGCACATGGGCAGCTTCTTCGGGGAAGATGCGCTCGATCGTCTCCCGTACTTTGACAACTTCTTCAGTCTGGGGCTGTTGCTTCAAGGCATGGATATGGGCTGCGAAATACTCACATCCCCGCTTTTCTGCCACGTTGATAGCAGCGATAGCAGAAATAACGGTACTATCCTTATCTTGGGTCTCGGCAAACTCGTAATCTACTAAGCGATCAAATTCTTCAATGTAGGAGACTCCAGGTGGTCTACCTACGCTGACCCCCAGATCAGTCAACAAATCAGTCAACCACATGGCATGGCGCGCTTCGTCAGCGATGTGATGAGATAGGTCACGAACCAGTTCAGGAGGTTGACCGTCTAGGCTTTCAACCAGATTGGTCAGATCTCTACAACTCCGCTGTTCGCTAAAGCGATAACGGTTCAGGGTAATCATGTGCACTTCACGATCGCGCACGACTTGAGTCAGAATATCGCGGGCGCTGAGAGCGTTTTGTAACTTACGGGGATAGACGACAGTCATAGGAGTAGCTGGAATAAGGGAGTTGGTTAACGATTCTTAATAGTGTGATCATAACTGATCCCCAATTATACGGGCTGTTTTCCTCTAGCGCAGTCGTTGGTAAATGATCTCAACGGTTTTGGAACAATGCCCCCACAAGCTCTGACCCAACCTTGCACTCGTGCCATTAGAACTCGTAGCTAAGGTCAGAAATTAATCAAGGGATTTGAACTACTATAGGCGTGGCACAGATGTAAGGAGCCTGAAAAATAGTCATGCTGAAGATTATGCAGGCTGGTTGGCAATTAGTACTTTTAGGGTTAGTCAGCTTGATGGTAGTTGGTTCACTCATGGGCCGTACCCCGGCTACTCTCCCGACAGCAATCACCTTCCTAGGTGAAGCCACCCTGCCGTCAGGATTGCAGTTTCAGACTACGGAGGTTGGCGGGCTATCAGGCATTACTTACGATGCGCAACGTCAAGTGTATTATGCGATTTCTGACGATCGCAGCCAAAAGGCACCTGCTCGGTTTTACACATTAACCCTTGATCTCAGCCAGGGAACTCTGAAATCCGATGGCATGGCAGTCAAAGCCGTAACAATTATTCAAAACATTGATGGAACCCCCTTTCCCTCTGAAACTGTTGACCCTGAAGGCATAGCCCTCACCCGTGGCGGTACATTGTGGATTTCCTCTGAGGGTGATGCACGCACCCAGATTGCCCCCTTCGTACGGCGCATCTCTCTCCAGGGGCAGCACTTACAAAACTTGCCAGTGCCAGAGAAATTTATCCCCACGACTCGCCAAGGGGTGCGGCAAAACCTAGCGTTTGAGAGCTTAACCCTGACTCCAAATCAACGATTTTTGTACGTAGCTAATGAAAATGCCCTAGTTCAAGATGGGGCCGAAGCTACGCTGACCGCGGGTAGCCTGGTGAGAATTGTTCGCTATCGCTTGCCAGCTAATATTGTGGATGCTGAATATGTCTATGTGACTGATCCAGTGGTTGCACCTCCAGTGCCTGCTGATAGTTTCAACACCAATGGGTTGGTAGAGTTGCTGGCCTTGGACGATCGTGGCCACTTGTTGGCACTAGAGCGCTCTTTCTCGTCTGGAGTTGGCCATGCAGTTCGGTTGTATAGAGTGGCAATTAAAGACGCGACTAATGTGATGACGATCGCAAGTCTCCAGTCTCCAGAGGCCAAGACTGTCAAACCCGTCGAGAAGACGTTACTGCTCGATTTAACGCAGTTGGGGCTAAAGCTGACGAACTTAGAGGGGTTGACATTTGGCCCCAAGTTACCTAACGGACAGCGCAGCTTGATTATCATTGGTGACAACAACTTTGGGTCTGAGGTCACCCAAGCATTAGCCTTTGCCCTACGCTAAGAC harbors:
- the bchI gene encoding magnesium chelatase ATPase subunit I, with translation ADDPFNSHPSDPELMSDAVKQLTTPPKVVKKKVAMVDLPLGATEDRVCGTIDIEKALAEGVKAFEPGLLAKANRGILYVDEVNLLDDHLVDVLLDSAASGWNTVEREGISVRHPARFVLVGSGNPEEGELRPQLLDRFGMHAEIRTVKDPVLRVQIVQQRTEFDRDPQHFLDKYQDQQDDLRQKIVSAQERLPDVTLEYELRVKISQVCAELDVDGLRGDIVTNRAAIALAAFENRSEVTVDDIRRVAALCLRHRLRKDPLETIDSGYKVNKVVASVFGLDTEAEG
- a CDS encoding ABC transporter substrate-binding protein → MAGSMGAWQQLGRWLAVLGCCWLLVGCGITSSDRPHRLLVGTIAEATTLDPADAYRFWAGNLLYNLGDRLYTYQLGTTKLVPQLATAMPTISADGLTYKIPLRRGVVFHDGTPFNAEAMAFSLRRFIENGGSPSFLLADVVKTVQATDDYELTIVLQRPFVAFPSLLAFSGACAVSPNAYTIGKGSFKPKQFVGTGPYRLTQVGTTTLKLDAFDQYWGEPPANQGIDIQRFSSPANLYLAFKAGTIDVAYQTLDVDQALSLQRLAPKRGWQVIAGQGIGIYFLTLNTTSPPLDRLEVRQAIAAAIDRSLLQQRVFRGQVDPLYSLVPPALLGSQPGFQDRYGDGNWAMAKALLTQAGYSPNKPLQVELWYRSNLITNQLAASTIRAAVKLNLDGLLAIDIKGVDSATMYSNLANGIYPMTLLDWSGDFLDADSYLQPFLSCTKGSVAKGCEQGAAADSGAFYYSETANRLIERSRQELNPDQRQQVLRQLQALVTNDVPFIPLWQTKEYLFVQPWIQGGQLSPTTYVPFWSMSKTKP
- a CDS encoding translocation/assembly module TamB domain-containing protein; the protein is MTQPAEPTPSRLEPSLCRRSRRLLSIFTITGLALGGIGAVSFVGVNYWVRHYLPGLLATELSKILNRPVRVGKVEGFSLSGIRIGETTLPSQLGAPESLAIGSIEVGYSLPGLLRRSLPVTISLNNLNVSAQQTADGDWVSLNPQLPPWQDLPVNINAKVRIKDAQAVLQPYGKPAAIVIPINGTVQLFQNRKGQARYQADLALAGGRLQAKGETQLQTGRTRLNAKIKDLGLAQFNPLNPVDAAKITKGKLTADVELDMPDFAFKELPVVQGTVQVDDVEVRAESVTEPLTAKANLLLQGKRAIVRQAQGQLADARATVSGTVDWSAGIKDAAVDLAIDIPPVDLNRLRQTLGIELPIALEGSFQGKLQLTGTLSDPVLTGDVDSSTSTFVDKVMFAHTRASIAGNRRQLRLLQFQAEPTAGGQITAQGQISLPPNLADLNPLQLPITLQFQATLPVDGVAAPYNLPAAVRLGTVTAQGHVRGIVGNPAATVTWQLANGRVQNIGSLTGSGTLVLADYHLALNSTALRVGKGTVQATGGANLASLRWQLAVNARDLDASGFKPDLWTRLQPDVRDCYGRVCPAPIQPGLSSLATLFRDSRPLPLINANLALSGNLRDLLSPQPTTTIALNTVTAKVGGQILTASGNINLAQRGKWTASTVIDMAVRSDLAQLPIRSVVGPSVAEQVNLAGIVEFKGRLVGRNLLGNIFAPDNLQLVGTASLQGVAVNRLQLEPLVSGRVDVGLGRSAIIDLRGKHDRLVATLIPCKQARCPLPYLPGTVDIRQGEGKQSLIIQGKREGDHFHVDVQNVDLALLNISPSKFLSSLYSLPPLPAPIVGTINADATFNLYTLATTGSARLQKLGLGHIQLDRVDSSFTYQQGVVQLPATTLQIGSSRYDMAASLNLRSGTVKAQVGAQGNLQDLLTLVKWFEISDVFQGLQLPTVTSVNALQVEPIGDQDGSIAELLAILDQVNQRLATYASRQRQPLQPPTQLAINANYSGKLALTGTLSNPTLDFEFQGADWQWYPDRVVTMTKNGQLVTDQGRVLTLDRILARGKIRDGVLTIDPMRAEFAGATASFQGNASLDSLTGTFRLDQFPLENLQQVVKLPANLRGYFSATGTLGGRLLAPQVEGKMAITDLTLNNADLEAIAGEFRYADARVTFVTTAPDYIQVATSLPLTPGDDLSLDVNLGTNAIALIGALSDGQLTLNSGNGSLQFRTSGTLDLNDPPQSILANLVATGTIALRNLTFKTPLIENMLTLDGEVLFTMDRLKIEQLSGQFANSKLLINGAIGLLQPLPDSDPDALLPLTIAIDQGRLDLKTAYAGYNGLIDTQISITRSLLSPLVTGGIRLSEGYVSLSADTLKLTDAFRSSNGTSPFAVLAGWMPELANVELTLGDGFQIRAPFVFVQPGGSLSLNGTLNNLRPEGIIQVYRGEIDLLSTLFYLPRNRQHTVTFTATSGLLNPSLDIRFQTIVQERPITQRRTALDNEIRQDIIPNLRPEEIEVYLTIKGDLKELLSELQAAGVCQFRDADHGFVGRAFNREELQRLAICIEAAKQGTPTNSQQAYSTQNPAARQAAALQFINSSLVRLESNPRRTENQLVTLLGDESLYFIQDLQQTVQRGDQGAITQFFGYRYLVAPTLRETVEDINDFTRRAGQGIGATDLRVLPTLRATRQLGDQSFIDLEYDYAASQSRLLFRASF
- the grxC gene encoding glutaredoxin 3 codes for the protein MINTINTLLNRPANTVKARVEIYTWQTCPYCIRAKWLLRWKGVSFTEYKIDGDAEARAAMATRANGRRSVPQIFINDRHIGGCDDLYRLDAAGELDALLAIAPASAP
- the tadA gene encoding tRNA adenosine(34) deaminase TadA, translating into MSTEALASPIHRYWMQQALILAAEAGRAGEVPVGAIVVTANNQLLAQASNRRERDHDPTAHAEILALRMAGQALHNWHLNDCTLYVTLEPCPMCAGAILLARLGLLVFGASDPKTGAIRSVLNLPESRCSFHYLNVLSGVMEAECREQLQAWFAQRRQDKRNSSN
- a CDS encoding ferritin-like domain-containing protein codes for the protein MTVVYPRKLQNALSARDILTQVVRDREVHMITLNRYRFSEQRSCRDLTNLVESLDGQPPELVRDLSHHIADEARHAMWLTDLLTDLGVSVGRPPGVSYIEEFDRLVDYEFAETQDKDSTVISAIAAINVAEKRGCEYFAAHIHALKQQPQTEEVVKVRETIERIFPEEAAHVRWGNRWLAQLARKSPAHREQVETAKRRYAAIEQAAFSAGMDITLGAELRRVSRLLDVAETLPLWQRPQYLMNRLPQALFAPELQMTRVDVAQRAWKRDPQAFMEKFIPMFLNGISQFNKSEKPQQATSKA
- a CDS encoding esterase-like activity of phytase family protein — encoded protein: MLKIMQAGWQLVLLGLVSLMVVGSLMGRTPATLPTAITFLGEATLPSGLQFQTTEVGGLSGITYDAQRQVYYAISDDRSQKAPARFYTLTLDLSQGTLKSDGMAVKAVTIIQNIDGTPFPSETVDPEGIALTRGGTLWISSEGDARTQIAPFVRRISLQGQHLQNLPVPEKFIPTTRQGVRQNLAFESLTLTPNQRFLYVANENALVQDGAEATLTAGSLVRIVRYRLPANIVDAEYVYVTDPVVAPPVPADSFNTNGLVELLALDDRGHLLALERSFSSGVGHAVRLYRVAIKDATNVMTIASLQSPEAKTVKPVEKTLLLDLTQLGLKLTNLEGLTFGPKLPNGQRSLIIIGDNNFGSEVTQALAFALR